In one Fundulus heteroclitus isolate FHET01 chromosome 3, MU-UCD_Fhet_4.1, whole genome shotgun sequence genomic region, the following are encoded:
- the LOC105928446 gene encoding extracellular matrix protein 1 isoform X1, whose product MGWSWAGVCAAAASVLAVLSSPCKDAQTCGQREITWPPDFRGQELVDPDLFLQKEVDLEDLLNPEDFMVQREIVHPPWPKEPSRFADKPPPRRRPNFGPRSFPPVLRYPVQFPLGRPTPDNIQAICDHASHRPRYPSSYFPDSGFGKNRRMATAVNNAEWWFSTCCKGNQTWGPEGLLCCATQAWEHSVELFCEEDSSVKDRLYDCCRQTGLNRLNCFNEDAPNPDYKATEELPVEPVGSTENFHFDQNTCPRSVDGHANYSASPSNLMSLGSARKKGKKTELNLATSQKMDISFPPGRPTTDNIESLCGNQKLRPLYTTKCLPRSGYELLARQVKTINRLEKRFKQCCKKKKGALNCAEQKWREELNRYCSAGNDEQVNLQCCQADDQYSCFQSLSSDPLYKITSATEVPPLSMMCDTQIISINRFPVGSQLKNLCCPLPEDDRNTCFAQKLEQISQSQCSTPKPATPAARRCCKMTSPEEILQCFSKNVLEAINKAANKGQKKKKKICPIP is encoded by the exons ATGGGCTGGTCCTGGGCCGGAGTCTGCGCCGCTGCCGCGTCGGTTTTAGCGGTGCTCAGCTCACCCTGCAAAG ATGCGCAAACTTGTGGACAGCGTGAGATCACCTGGCCCCCTGACTTCCGCGGTCAAG AGCTGGTGGATCCAGATCTATTTCTGCAGAAGGAGGTAGACTTGGAAGATTTGTTAAATCCTGAAG ATTTCATGGTACAGCGGGAAATTGTTCATCCGCCATGGCCAAAAG AGCCTTCTAGATTTGCAGATAAGCCCCCACCAAGAC GTCGACCTAATTTTGGGCCCCGCTCTTTTCCTCCTGTGCTCCGCTATCCTGTCCAGTTTCCCCTCGGCCGACCAACACCTGACAACATCCAGGCCATCTGTGATCACGCCAGCCATCGTCCCCGTTACCCGAGTTCTTACTTTCCTGACTCTGGTTTTGGCAAAAACAGGCGCATGGCCACAGCTGTCAATAACGCAGAGTGGTGGTTCAGCACATGCTGCAAAGGGAACCAGACATGGGGGCCTGAAGGGTTGCTGTGTTGCGCCACACAGGCA TGGGAGCACTCAGTTGAGCTGTTCTGTGAGGAGGATTCGTCTGTGAAAGATCGACTTTATGACTGCTGCAGGCAGACAGGCCTTAACAGACTGAACTGTTTCAACGAAGATGCTCCAAATCCGGACTATAAGGCAACGGAGGAGCTGCCCGTGGAGCCGGTGGGCTCCACAGAAAACTTCCACTTCGACCAAAACACTTGTCCAAGGTCTGTCGACGGGCATGCCAATTATAGTGCCTCGCCAAG TAACCTGATGAGTCTAGGCAGTGccagaaaaaagggaaaaaagacagaactCAACCTAGCTACTTCCCAAAAAATGGACATCAGCTTCCCTCCAGGAAGGCCTACAACAGATAACATTGAGTCACTGTGCGGCAACCAGAAGCTTCGACCTCTCTACACAACCAAGTGCCTGCCTCGCTCGGGCTATGAGCTTCTGGCCCGTCAGGTGAAGACCATTAACCGTCTGGAAAAGAGATTCAAGCAGTGCTGCAAAAAGAAGAAGGGTGCGCTCAACTGTGCTGAGCAGAAG tggCGCGAGGAACTTAACAGGTACTGCTCAGCTGGGAATGATGAGCAGGTGAACCTTCAATGTTGTCAGGCGGATGATCAGTATAGCTGTTTCCAGTCACTTTCTTCGGATCCACTCTATAAGATAACATCTGCTACAGAGGTGCCCCCACTTAGCATGATGTGCGATACCCAAATTATCAGCATCAACAG ATTTCCTGTCGGTTCTCAACTGAAGAacctctgctgccccctgccGGAGGATGACAGAAACACTTGTTTTGCGCAAAAG CTTGAACAAATATCTCAGAGCCAGTGTTCAACACCCAAGCCCGCCACTCCAGCTGCCCGCCGCTGCTGCAAGATGACTTCACCTGAAGAGATTTTACAGTGTTTCAGCAAAAATGTCCTGGAAGCCATCAACAAAGCAGCCAATAAGggccagaagaagaagaagaaaatatgcCCCATCCCTTAA
- the LOC105928446 gene encoding extracellular matrix protein 1 isoform X2 translates to MGWSWAGVCAAAASVLAVLSSPCKDAQTCGQREITWPPDFRGQELVDPDLFLQKEVDLEDLLNPEDFMVQREIVHPPWPKEPSRFADKPPPRRRPNFGPRSFPPVLRYPVQFPLGRPTPDNIQAICDHASHRPRYPSSYFPDSGFGKNRRMATAVNNAEWWFSTCCKGNQTWGPEGLLCCATQAWEHSVELFCEEDSSVKDRLYDCCRQTGLNRLNCFNEDAPNPDYKATEELPVEPVGSTENFHFDQNTCPSNLMSLGSARKKGKKTELNLATSQKMDISFPPGRPTTDNIESLCGNQKLRPLYTTKCLPRSGYELLARQVKTINRLEKRFKQCCKKKKGALNCAEQKWREELNRYCSAGNDEQVNLQCCQADDQYSCFQSLSSDPLYKITSATEVPPLSMMCDTQIISINRFPVGSQLKNLCCPLPEDDRNTCFAQKLEQISQSQCSTPKPATPAARRCCKMTSPEEILQCFSKNVLEAINKAANKGQKKKKKICPIP, encoded by the exons ATGGGCTGGTCCTGGGCCGGAGTCTGCGCCGCTGCCGCGTCGGTTTTAGCGGTGCTCAGCTCACCCTGCAAAG ATGCGCAAACTTGTGGACAGCGTGAGATCACCTGGCCCCCTGACTTCCGCGGTCAAG AGCTGGTGGATCCAGATCTATTTCTGCAGAAGGAGGTAGACTTGGAAGATTTGTTAAATCCTGAAG ATTTCATGGTACAGCGGGAAATTGTTCATCCGCCATGGCCAAAAG AGCCTTCTAGATTTGCAGATAAGCCCCCACCAAGAC GTCGACCTAATTTTGGGCCCCGCTCTTTTCCTCCTGTGCTCCGCTATCCTGTCCAGTTTCCCCTCGGCCGACCAACACCTGACAACATCCAGGCCATCTGTGATCACGCCAGCCATCGTCCCCGTTACCCGAGTTCTTACTTTCCTGACTCTGGTTTTGGCAAAAACAGGCGCATGGCCACAGCTGTCAATAACGCAGAGTGGTGGTTCAGCACATGCTGCAAAGGGAACCAGACATGGGGGCCTGAAGGGTTGCTGTGTTGCGCCACACAGGCA TGGGAGCACTCAGTTGAGCTGTTCTGTGAGGAGGATTCGTCTGTGAAAGATCGACTTTATGACTGCTGCAGGCAGACAGGCCTTAACAGACTGAACTGTTTCAACGAAGATGCTCCAAATCCGGACTATAAGGCAACGGAGGAGCTGCCCGTGGAGCCGGTGGGCTCCACAGAAAACTTCCACTTCGACCAAAACACTTGTCCAAG TAACCTGATGAGTCTAGGCAGTGccagaaaaaagggaaaaaagacagaactCAACCTAGCTACTTCCCAAAAAATGGACATCAGCTTCCCTCCAGGAAGGCCTACAACAGATAACATTGAGTCACTGTGCGGCAACCAGAAGCTTCGACCTCTCTACACAACCAAGTGCCTGCCTCGCTCGGGCTATGAGCTTCTGGCCCGTCAGGTGAAGACCATTAACCGTCTGGAAAAGAGATTCAAGCAGTGCTGCAAAAAGAAGAAGGGTGCGCTCAACTGTGCTGAGCAGAAG tggCGCGAGGAACTTAACAGGTACTGCTCAGCTGGGAATGATGAGCAGGTGAACCTTCAATGTTGTCAGGCGGATGATCAGTATAGCTGTTTCCAGTCACTTTCTTCGGATCCACTCTATAAGATAACATCTGCTACAGAGGTGCCCCCACTTAGCATGATGTGCGATACCCAAATTATCAGCATCAACAG ATTTCCTGTCGGTTCTCAACTGAAGAacctctgctgccccctgccGGAGGATGACAGAAACACTTGTTTTGCGCAAAAG CTTGAACAAATATCTCAGAGCCAGTGTTCAACACCCAAGCCCGCCACTCCAGCTGCCCGCCGCTGCTGCAAGATGACTTCACCTGAAGAGATTTTACAGTGTTTCAGCAAAAATGTCCTGGAAGCCATCAACAAAGCAGCCAATAAGggccagaagaagaagaagaaaatatgcCCCATCCCTTAA
- the LOC105928444 gene encoding phosphatidylinositol 4-phosphate 5-kinase type-1 alpha isoform X2, whose amino-acid sequence MATAETADSGSTVPTGASSIRKMAPAELPGSSGTTQSMKKTIGHRGVETTTGETTYKKTTSSALKGAIQLGIAHTVGSLSQKAERDVLMQDFVVVESIFFPSEGSNLTPAHHYSDFRFKTYAPIAFRYFREMFGIRPDDYLYSLCNEPLIELSNPGASGSLFYVSSDDEFIIKTVQHKEAEFLQKLLPGYFMNINQNKRTLLPKFYGLYCVQAGGKNIRIVVMNNLLPRIVPMHFKYDLKGSTYKRRASPKEREKAVPTYKDLDFIQDMPDGLLLEADNYNALSKTIQRDCLLLQSFKIMDYSLLMGIHNMDQASRERERGGGNSGDSVALEGPVTPDQRRPQAQKSLYCTAMESIQGEARGKGALDSEDHVGGIPARNVKGERLLIYIGIIDILQSYRFIKKLEHSWKALVHDGDTVSVHRPGFYAERFQQFMCNTVFKKIPLKPSPSKKSRGGGQGGLRRAPTLGGPTPLSHTAGQSFGDSRLVYHSHFKSTESEADSGVQSDKPDLVPRTPPPADNPSDAEANLSTSSLGSTGVGSTSPPLRSVGVEVHKSANTDPDQGTFHSLGAEAAADNSTNLSGNEEVVSLSDIIPETNICF is encoded by the exons ATGGCGACTGCTGAAACAGCAGACTCGGGATCAACAGTCCCGACAG GGGCCAGCAGCATTCGGAAAATGGCCCCTGCAGAG CTGCCTGGTTCTTCAGGCACAACTCAAAGTATGAAGAAGACCATCGGGCACCGGGGTGTCGAGACTACCACCGGAGAGACCACTTACAAAAAG ACCACGTCATCTGCCCTAAAGGGTGCAATCCAATTGGGCATCGCGCACACAGTCGGCAGCCTGAGCCAAAAGGCAGAGCGAGATGTTCTTATGCAAGACTTTGTGGTGGTTGAAAGCATCTTCTTCCCCAG CGAAGGGAGTAACCTGACTCCTGCTCATCACTACAGCGACTTTCGCTTTAAGACCTACGCTCCTATCGCTTTCCGCTACTTCAGAGAGATGTTTGGCATCCGGCCAGATGACTACCTG TACTCCCTGTGCAACGAGCCGCTGATCGAGCTGTCCAACCCGGGAGCCAGCGGGTCCCTGTTCTACGTCTCCAGCGACGACGAGTTCATCATCAAGACAGTTCAGCACAAAGAGGCCGAGTTCCTCCAGAAGCTCCTGCCGGGTTACTTCATG AATATAAACCAAAACAAGCGCACCCTGCTGCCTAAATTCTACGGACTTTACTGCGTCCAGGCCGGCGGGAAGAACATCCGCATCGTTGTGATGAATAACCTTCTGCCCCGGATCGTCCCCATGCACTTCAAGTACGACTTGAAGGGCTCCACCTATAAGAGGCGAGCTTCTCCTAAGGAACGAGAAAAGGCCGTCCCCACTTACAAAGACCTGGATTTTATCCAGGACATGCCTGACGGCCTGCTGCTGGAAGCAGACAACTATAACGCCCTGAGCAAGACTATTCAGAGGGACTGCTTG cttctgcagAGTTTCAAGATCATGGACTACAGTTTGTTGATGGGCATCCACAACATGGACCAAGCAAGTCGAGAGCGGGAGCGTGGCGGAGGCAACTCGGGGGACAGCGTGGCATTGGAGGGTCCGGTGACCCCAGACCAGCGTCGGCCACAAGCCCAGAAAAGTTTGTACTGTACGGCCATGGAGTCCATCCAGGGGGAAGCTCGAGGGAAGGGAGCTCTGGATTCAGAAGACCA TGTGGGAGGTATTCCAGCTCGCAATGTAAAAGGAGAGAGGTTGCTCATCTACATTGGGATCATTGACATTCTCCAGTCCTACAG GTTCATTAAGAAGTTGGAGCACTCATGGAAAGCACTGGTCCACGATGGG GACACTGTTTCAGTTCACAGACCGGGTTTCTATGCGGAGCGTTTCCAGCAGTTTATGTGCAACACAGTTTTCAAGAAAATTCCAC TTAAGCCGTCGCCCTCTAAGAAGAGTCGTGGTGGAGGTCAAGGAGGGCTTAGAAGAGCCCCCACGCTGGGGGGTCCCACTCCACTCTCCCACACAGCAGGACAGTCCTTTGGCGACTCCAGACTGGTGTATCACAGCCATTTCAAAAGCACAGAGTCAGAGGCTGACAGCG GTGTTCAGTCAGACAAACCAGATCTGGTTCCTAGGACGCCCCCACCGGCAGACAACCCTTCTGACGCTGAGGCCAATCTGTCCACCTCATCACTAGGCAGCACGGGAGTCGGCTCTACCTCTCCTCCACTGCG aTCCGTTGGAGTAGAAGTGCACAAATCAGCCAACACAGACCCTGACCAGGGAACCTTCCACAG
- the LOC105928444 gene encoding phosphatidylinositol 4-phosphate 5-kinase type-1 alpha isoform X1: MATAETADSGSTVPTDIRTQFWRRALQRGASSIRKMAPAELPGSSGTTQSMKKTIGHRGVETTTGETTYKKTTSSALKGAIQLGIAHTVGSLSQKAERDVLMQDFVVVESIFFPSEGSNLTPAHHYSDFRFKTYAPIAFRYFREMFGIRPDDYLYSLCNEPLIELSNPGASGSLFYVSSDDEFIIKTVQHKEAEFLQKLLPGYFMNINQNKRTLLPKFYGLYCVQAGGKNIRIVVMNNLLPRIVPMHFKYDLKGSTYKRRASPKEREKAVPTYKDLDFIQDMPDGLLLEADNYNALSKTIQRDCLLLQSFKIMDYSLLMGIHNMDQASRERERGGGNSGDSVALEGPVTPDQRRPQAQKSLYCTAMESIQGEARGKGALDSEDHVGGIPARNVKGERLLIYIGIIDILQSYRFIKKLEHSWKALVHDGDTVSVHRPGFYAERFQQFMCNTVFKKIPLKPSPSKKSRGGGQGGLRRAPTLGGPTPLSHTAGQSFGDSRLVYHSHFKSTESEADSGVQSDKPDLVPRTPPPADNPSDAEANLSTSSLGSTGVGSTSPPLRSVGVEVHKSANTDPDQGTFHSLGAEAAADNSTNLSGNEEVVSLSDIIPETNICF; encoded by the exons ATGGCGACTGCTGAAACAGCAGACTCGGGATCAACAGTCCCGACAG ATATTAGGACTCAGTTTTGGAGGAGAGCTCTGCAGCGAG GGGCCAGCAGCATTCGGAAAATGGCCCCTGCAGAG CTGCCTGGTTCTTCAGGCACAACTCAAAGTATGAAGAAGACCATCGGGCACCGGGGTGTCGAGACTACCACCGGAGAGACCACTTACAAAAAG ACCACGTCATCTGCCCTAAAGGGTGCAATCCAATTGGGCATCGCGCACACAGTCGGCAGCCTGAGCCAAAAGGCAGAGCGAGATGTTCTTATGCAAGACTTTGTGGTGGTTGAAAGCATCTTCTTCCCCAG CGAAGGGAGTAACCTGACTCCTGCTCATCACTACAGCGACTTTCGCTTTAAGACCTACGCTCCTATCGCTTTCCGCTACTTCAGAGAGATGTTTGGCATCCGGCCAGATGACTACCTG TACTCCCTGTGCAACGAGCCGCTGATCGAGCTGTCCAACCCGGGAGCCAGCGGGTCCCTGTTCTACGTCTCCAGCGACGACGAGTTCATCATCAAGACAGTTCAGCACAAAGAGGCCGAGTTCCTCCAGAAGCTCCTGCCGGGTTACTTCATG AATATAAACCAAAACAAGCGCACCCTGCTGCCTAAATTCTACGGACTTTACTGCGTCCAGGCCGGCGGGAAGAACATCCGCATCGTTGTGATGAATAACCTTCTGCCCCGGATCGTCCCCATGCACTTCAAGTACGACTTGAAGGGCTCCACCTATAAGAGGCGAGCTTCTCCTAAGGAACGAGAAAAGGCCGTCCCCACTTACAAAGACCTGGATTTTATCCAGGACATGCCTGACGGCCTGCTGCTGGAAGCAGACAACTATAACGCCCTGAGCAAGACTATTCAGAGGGACTGCTTG cttctgcagAGTTTCAAGATCATGGACTACAGTTTGTTGATGGGCATCCACAACATGGACCAAGCAAGTCGAGAGCGGGAGCGTGGCGGAGGCAACTCGGGGGACAGCGTGGCATTGGAGGGTCCGGTGACCCCAGACCAGCGTCGGCCACAAGCCCAGAAAAGTTTGTACTGTACGGCCATGGAGTCCATCCAGGGGGAAGCTCGAGGGAAGGGAGCTCTGGATTCAGAAGACCA TGTGGGAGGTATTCCAGCTCGCAATGTAAAAGGAGAGAGGTTGCTCATCTACATTGGGATCATTGACATTCTCCAGTCCTACAG GTTCATTAAGAAGTTGGAGCACTCATGGAAAGCACTGGTCCACGATGGG GACACTGTTTCAGTTCACAGACCGGGTTTCTATGCGGAGCGTTTCCAGCAGTTTATGTGCAACACAGTTTTCAAGAAAATTCCAC TTAAGCCGTCGCCCTCTAAGAAGAGTCGTGGTGGAGGTCAAGGAGGGCTTAGAAGAGCCCCCACGCTGGGGGGTCCCACTCCACTCTCCCACACAGCAGGACAGTCCTTTGGCGACTCCAGACTGGTGTATCACAGCCATTTCAAAAGCACAGAGTCAGAGGCTGACAGCG GTGTTCAGTCAGACAAACCAGATCTGGTTCCTAGGACGCCCCCACCGGCAGACAACCCTTCTGACGCTGAGGCCAATCTGTCCACCTCATCACTAGGCAGCACGGGAGTCGGCTCTACCTCTCCTCCACTGCG aTCCGTTGGAGTAGAAGTGCACAAATCAGCCAACACAGACCCTGACCAGGGAACCTTCCACAG